The proteins below are encoded in one region of Bosea sp. BIWAKO-01:
- a CDS encoding histidine phosphatase family protein — translation MSIVRYLTHPQVKIDPDVPVPDWGLSDVGRARALAFAIAPKLVGTRLIVSSAERKAIETAECVAEQLGLPVEIREAMHENDRSATGFLPPQEFEKVADEFFANPELSVRGWERAIDAQSRIVRETEAVLAAAGDGDILLVGHGGVGTLLLCALHGWPIKRLRDQPAGGGNVFAFDGATRIVQHGWQSIEEFATP, via the coding sequence ATGAGTATCGTCCGTTATCTCACCCATCCCCAGGTCAAGATTGATCCAGACGTGCCCGTGCCCGATTGGGGGCTGTCGGATGTCGGCCGGGCACGGGCTCTGGCCTTCGCGATTGCACCTAAGCTCGTCGGAACCAGGCTCATCGTCTCCTCGGCCGAGCGCAAGGCGATCGAGACGGCGGAATGCGTCGCGGAGCAGCTCGGCCTGCCCGTCGAGATCCGCGAGGCCATGCACGAGAACGACCGGTCGGCGACAGGTTTCCTGCCGCCGCAGGAGTTCGAGAAGGTGGCGGACGAGTTCTTCGCCAATCCCGAGCTGAGCGTACGCGGCTGGGAACGCGCAATCGATGCGCAGTCGCGGATCGTACGGGAAACGGAGGCCGTGCTGGCCGCGGCGGGGGATGGCGACATTCTGCTCGTCGGCCATGGCGGAGTCGGCACCTTGCTGCTCTGCGCCTTGCACGGCTGGCCCATCAAGCGCCTGCGCGATCAGCCGGCAGGCGGTGGCAATGTCTTCGCATTCGACGGCGCGACGCGAATCGTGCAGCACGGCTGGCAATCGATTGAGGAGTTCGCCACGCCATGA
- a CDS encoding DsbA family protein, producing the protein MQEKMPIAIVSDVVCPWCFIGKARLEAALANHGLTDRVAVTWLPYELNPDMPAEGADRASYLDAKFGPGKRKEIEIRLSEAALESGVTFNWSKVARTPNTRMAHMLIAAASTVQRGTEMKAALFKAYFQDGRDIGDLETLVAIATELGFEENAARDELTNDELRETIIGLEAHAQKVGVTGVPFFIVDGKLAVSGAQTPDVWTKVFAQLAQETA; encoded by the coding sequence ATGCAAGAGAAAATGCCCATCGCCATCGTGTCGGATGTGGTCTGCCCGTGGTGCTTCATCGGCAAGGCACGGCTGGAGGCGGCGCTGGCGAATCACGGCCTGACCGACCGCGTCGCAGTCACCTGGCTGCCCTATGAGCTCAATCCCGACATGCCTGCGGAAGGTGCGGACCGGGCGAGCTATCTCGATGCCAAATTCGGGCCCGGCAAGCGCAAGGAAATCGAGATCCGGCTCTCGGAAGCGGCGCTCGAAAGTGGCGTGACCTTCAACTGGTCGAAGGTCGCACGCACGCCCAATACCCGTATGGCCCATATGTTGATCGCAGCCGCATCCACCGTGCAGCGCGGCACCGAGATGAAGGCGGCCCTGTTCAAGGCCTATTTCCAGGACGGGCGTGATATCGGCGATCTGGAGACGCTGGTGGCGATCGCGACCGAACTCGGTTTCGAGGAGAATGCCGCGCGCGACGAACTCACCAATGATGAATTGCGTGAGACGATCATCGGCCTCGAGGCCCACGCCCAGAAGGTCGGAGTGACCGGCGTGCCCTTCTTCATCGTCGACGGCAAGCTGGCGGTTTCGGGCGCGCAGACTCCGGATGTCTGGACCAAGGTTTTTGCCCAGCTTGCCCAAGAGACGGCGTGA
- the efp gene encoding elongation factor P: protein MRTSKETHVVKVIASSVRKGNVLELDGHLCSVISAESFFPGKGTPTTQIDMRRISDGVKMTQRYKTTEQVERAYVEDRDFTYLYQDGEQYVFMNPETFDQIHVDNAVVGDTAPYLQEGMKVSLSVFEDKAVAIELPQRVTVEVAETEPVTKGQTASSSYKPAILTNGVRTAVPPHIGPGTRIVVMTADGSYVERAKD, encoded by the coding sequence ATGCGCACCAGCAAGGAAACTCACGTGGTCAAGGTCATCGCCAGCTCCGTTCGCAAGGGCAACGTTCTCGAACTCGACGGGCATCTCTGCTCCGTCATCTCGGCTGAGAGCTTCTTTCCCGGCAAGGGCACCCCGACGACGCAGATCGACATGCGCCGCATCTCCGACGGCGTGAAGATGACGCAGCGCTACAAGACGACCGAGCAGGTCGAGCGCGCCTATGTCGAAGACCGGGATTTCACCTATCTCTACCAGGACGGCGAACAGTACGTCTTCATGAACCCCGAGACCTTCGACCAGATCCATGTCGACAACGCCGTCGTCGGCGACACGGCGCCTTATCTGCAGGAAGGCATGAAGGTCTCGCTCTCGGTCTTCGAGGACAAGGCTGTCGCAATCGAGCTGCCGCAGCGCGTCACGGTCGAGGTTGCCGAGACCGAGCCGGTGACCAAGGGTCAGACCGCCTCCTCCTCCTACAAGCCCGCGATCCTGACCAACGGCGTGCGCACCGCGGTGCCGCCCCACATCGGCCCCGGCACTCGCATCGTCGTGATGACGGCTGACGGCTCCTATGTCGAGCGCGCCAAGGACTGA
- a CDS encoding GNAT family N-acetyltransferase: MESGDQAIIGHAAASDAAAIADLYIAARADALPWLHRVHSDEAVRDWIIHDRLARGENWVARLGDEVVGFMALDGDDLDQLYLKPGHYRQGFGSQLLAKAKERSPQRLHLFCFQRNARARTFYEKHGFKIVDMNAGSRNVEGEPDILYEWRPSAA, encoded by the coding sequence ATGGAATCGGGCGACCAGGCCATTATCGGGCACGCGGCGGCATCGGACGCCGCCGCCATCGCCGATCTCTACATCGCCGCCCGGGCTGATGCCTTGCCCTGGCTGCACCGGGTCCATAGCGATGAGGCAGTGCGCGACTGGATCATCCATGATCGCCTGGCGCGCGGCGAGAACTGGGTTGCCCGGTTGGGCGACGAGGTCGTCGGCTTCATGGCGCTCGACGGCGACGATCTCGATCAACTCTATCTGAAGCCCGGTCACTATCGGCAAGGCTTCGGCTCACAACTCCTCGCCAAGGCCAAGGAGCGCAGCCCGCAGCGGCTGCATCTCTTCTGCTTCCAGCGCAATGCGCGCGCCCGCACCTTCTACGAGAAGCACGGCTTCAAGATCGTCGACATGAACGCTGGGAGCCGAAATGTCGAAGGAGAGCCGGACATTCTTTATGAATGGCGGCCGAGTGCTGCGTAA
- a CDS encoding MBL fold metallo-hydrolase — protein sequence MTEQAATPLNVAVVPVTPFQQNCSIIWCTRTKDAAVVDPGGDVDRIQDALKELGVKPVAIWLTHGHIDHAGGAADLADALAVPVIGPHEADKFLLDDLPASGLRFEMRGIRPVTPTRWLAEGETVSIGDVAFSVQHVPGHTPGHVTFFQKDAHFLLAGDTVFAGSVGRTDFPYGSHETLIAGIKAKLLPLGDEVQFLPGHGPASTLGEERQNNPFLQD from the coding sequence ATGACCGAGCAGGCTGCCACCCCCCTCAATGTCGCCGTCGTGCCGGTGACGCCGTTCCAGCAGAATTGCTCGATCATCTGGTGCACCCGCACCAAGGATGCAGCGGTGGTTGATCCCGGTGGCGACGTCGACCGCATTCAGGACGCGCTGAAGGAACTCGGCGTCAAGCCGGTCGCGATCTGGCTGACCCATGGCCATATCGACCATGCCGGCGGTGCGGCCGATCTTGCCGATGCGCTCGCTGTGCCGGTCATTGGTCCGCACGAGGCCGACAAGTTCCTGCTCGACGACCTGCCGGCTTCGGGACTGCGCTTCGAGATGCGCGGCATCCGTCCGGTTACGCCGACACGCTGGCTTGCCGAGGGCGAGACGGTGTCGATCGGCGATGTCGCCTTTTCGGTGCAGCATGTGCCCGGCCATACGCCCGGCCATGTCACCTTCTTCCAGAAGGACGCGCATTTCCTGCTTGCGGGCGATACGGTGTTCGCAGGCTCGGTAGGGCGCACCGATTTTCCCTATGGCAGCCATGAGACGCTGATTGCCGGCATCAAGGCGAAGCTCCTGCCGCTGGGCGACGAGGTCCAGTTCCTGCCGGGGCACGGGCCGGCGAGCACGCTCGGCGAGGAACGTCAGAACAACCCGTTCCTGCAGGATTGA
- the rpoN gene encoding RNA polymerase factor sigma-54: MAMMPRMELRQGQSLVMTPQLLQAIKLLQLSHLELQNFVEGELERNPLLERDDASEAPIQLNGGDSPLAADPESFARAESLNTQDGMEGRLGTGLDNVFQGEQPTIARLDTKGADSLPITGGAYGGSGGSFEDGSEGFESSLTSELSLRDHLSAQLDLAMTDPAERLIGSHLIDAVDDSGYLGESVPEIAERLGVSADKVERVLGVIQGFDPSGVGARDVRECLSIQLRERDRFDPAMQALVANLHLVAKRDFSALKRICGVDDEDIADMVAEIRRLDPKPGRGFGGSAAETVVPDVFIRPAPDGSWLVDLNPDTLPRVLINQTYHARVSRAARNDLDKAFIAECLQTANWLTRSLEQRARTILKVASEIVRQQDGFFAHGVEHLRPLNLKTVADAIGMHESTVSRVTSNKYLICSRGVFEMKYFFSAAIAATGYGEAHSAEAVRFRIKQMIDDEAPSEVLSDDAIVARLKEGGIDIARRTVAKYRESLRIPSSMERRREKVAMALGGR; encoded by the coding sequence ATGGCGATGATGCCGCGCATGGAGCTGCGCCAGGGACAGTCCCTGGTGATGACGCCGCAGCTGCTGCAGGCGATCAAGCTCCTGCAACTCTCGCATCTCGAACTTCAGAACTTTGTCGAGGGTGAGCTGGAGCGGAATCCGCTGCTTGAGCGCGACGACGCGTCTGAGGCTCCAATACAGCTCAACGGCGGCGATAGCCCGTTGGCGGCCGATCCCGAGAGTTTTGCGCGTGCCGAGAGCCTGAACACCCAGGACGGCATGGAAGGTCGGCTCGGCACCGGGCTCGACAACGTCTTTCAGGGTGAACAGCCGACAATCGCCCGCCTCGACACGAAGGGGGCCGACAGCCTGCCGATCACCGGGGGCGCCTATGGCGGCTCCGGTGGTTCGTTCGAGGACGGGTCGGAAGGCTTCGAGTCCAGCCTGACCTCGGAACTGTCCCTGCGCGATCACCTCAGTGCACAGCTCGATCTCGCGATGACCGATCCTGCGGAGCGACTGATCGGCAGCCACCTCATCGATGCGGTCGATGATTCCGGCTATCTCGGCGAGTCGGTGCCGGAGATTGCGGAGCGGCTCGGTGTAAGCGCGGACAAGGTCGAGCGCGTGCTTGGCGTCATCCAGGGCTTCGACCCCTCCGGTGTCGGGGCGCGCGATGTTCGCGAATGCCTGTCGATCCAGCTGCGGGAGCGCGACCGCTTCGATCCGGCCATGCAGGCTCTGGTCGCCAACCTCCATCTTGTCGCCAAACGTGATTTCTCGGCGCTCAAGCGCATCTGCGGCGTCGACGATGAGGATATCGCCGACATGGTCGCGGAAATCCGCAGGCTTGACCCCAAGCCGGGACGGGGTTTCGGCGGCTCGGCGGCCGAGACCGTCGTTCCGGATGTCTTCATCAGGCCGGCACCGGACGGTTCCTGGCTGGTCGATCTCAATCCGGACACCCTGCCGCGCGTGCTGATCAACCAGACCTATCACGCCCGCGTCTCCCGGGCGGCGCGGAACGACCTCGACAAGGCCTTCATCGCCGAATGCCTGCAGACGGCGAACTGGTTGACGCGTAGCCTCGAGCAGCGCGCCCGCACGATCCTCAAGGTCGCAAGCGAGATCGTGCGCCAGCAGGACGGCTTCTTCGCGCATGGCGTCGAGCATCTGCGGCCGCTGAACCTGAAGACGGTCGCGGATGCTATCGGCATGCACGAATCGACAGTCTCGCGCGTCACCTCGAACAAATATCTGATCTGTTCGCGCGGTGTGTTCGAGATGAAATATTTCTTCTCGGCGGCGATCGCAGCGACCGGTTATGGCGAGGCGCATTCCGCCGAGGCCGTTCGCTTCCGCATCAAGCAGATGATCGACGACGAAGCCCCCTCGGAGGTGCTGTCCGACGATGCGATCGTCGCCCGGCTGAAGGAGGGCGGCATCGATATCGCCCGGCGCACCGTGGCGAAATACCGCGAGTCCCTGCGCATTCCCTCCTCCATGGAGCGTCGGCGCGAGAAGGTGGCGATGGCGCTGGGAGGCCGCTGA
- a CDS encoding DUF1993 family protein, giving the protein MPISVHAAAFAGIIQTLKALNAILDKAVAQAEARKIQPEVVLTSRLAPDMLPFTRQIQLTCDFAKNAAARVSAGENPKFPDEEKTFPELKERIAKTLAFVQSIDDTALETGIGKDVTFPRGPQQTVTMTAEAYLTRFAVPNFYFHATTAYAILRENGFDIGKRDFLADVFEA; this is encoded by the coding sequence ATGCCGATTTCCGTTCATGCCGCCGCCTTCGCGGGCATTATCCAGACCCTGAAGGCGCTGAACGCCATTCTCGACAAGGCTGTGGCGCAGGCGGAAGCCCGCAAGATCCAGCCCGAGGTCGTGCTCACCAGCCGACTGGCGCCGGACATGCTGCCCTTCACCCGACAGATCCAGCTCACCTGCGACTTCGCCAAGAATGCTGCGGCGCGCGTGAGCGCCGGCGAGAACCCGAAATTCCCGGATGAGGAAAAGACCTTCCCGGAACTGAAGGAGCGGATCGCCAAGACGCTCGCCTTCGTGCAGAGCATCGACGATACCGCGCTCGAGACCGGAATCGGCAAGGACGTCACCTTCCCGCGCGGTCCGCAGCAGACTGTCACGATGACGGCCGAGGCCTATCTGACCCGCTTTGCCGTGCCCAATTTCTATTTCCACGCCACCACCGCCTACGCGATCCTGCGCGAGAACGGATTTGACATCGGCAAGCGCGACTTCCTCGCCGACGTCTTCGAGGCGTAA
- the ptsN gene encoding PTS IIA-like nitrogen regulatory protein PtsN → MTLTDLLSPAAVVSPLRANGKKQALQELSQHASVLTGLPERELFEALLQRERLGSTGIGDGIAIPHGRMPGIDRLVGLFARAEKPIDFEALDGQPVDIIFVLIAPEGAGADHLKALARVARVLRNQAVLEQVRRAHDPAAIYAILAETAAKAA, encoded by the coding sequence ATGACCCTTACTGATCTTCTGTCGCCCGCAGCCGTGGTCTCCCCGCTGCGGGCCAATGGCAAGAAGCAGGCGCTGCAGGAACTGTCCCAGCACGCCTCCGTGCTCACTGGACTGCCTGAGCGCGAGCTTTTCGAGGCCTTGCTGCAGCGAGAACGCCTTGGCTCGACCGGAATTGGCGACGGCATCGCGATCCCCCACGGGCGCATGCCGGGAATCGACCGGCTCGTCGGGCTGTTCGCCCGCGCCGAGAAGCCGATTGATTTCGAGGCGCTGGACGGCCAGCCCGTCGATATCATTTTCGTGCTGATCGCGCCGGAAGGGGCGGGGGCTGATCATCTGAAGGCGCTTGCCCGCGTCGCGCGCGTTCTGCGCAATCAGGCGGTGCTGGAGCAGGTCCGGCGTGCCCATGACCCGGCCGCCATCTATGCGATCCTGGCGGAGACCGCCGCGAAGGCTGCCTGA
- the hpf gene encoding ribosome hibernation-promoting factor, HPF/YfiA family, with amino-acid sequence MSLRISGKNLDVGEALRGQAEERVAAALSKYYEGGYQGHVTVDKDGTAFRTDGVLHLSSGITLEASATAHDPYASLDKMAERIEKRLRRYKRRLKDRSSAMNGRASGVEIPSYVIAAPDDEMEEAETVSGGDNPVIVAESTKSFHELTVSDAVAELDLTGAPVVIFRHAGNGRMNVVYRRRDGNIGWIDPPASLS; translated from the coding sequence ATGAGCTTGCGAATCTCCGGCAAGAATCTCGATGTCGGCGAGGCCCTGCGTGGCCAAGCCGAGGAGCGCGTGGCCGCCGCCCTCAGCAAGTATTACGAAGGCGGATATCAGGGACATGTCACCGTCGACAAGGATGGCACCGCCTTCCGGACGGACGGGGTCTTGCATCTCTCCTCCGGCATCACTCTCGAAGCCTCCGCTACGGCGCATGATCCGTATGCGAGTCTCGACAAGATGGCGGAGCGCATCGAGAAGCGGTTGCGTCGGTACAAGCGACGGTTGAAAGATCGTTCGTCTGCCATGAATGGTCGTGCCTCCGGGGTGGAAATCCCCAGCTATGTGATTGCGGCTCCCGACGATGAAATGGAGGAGGCGGAGACCGTTTCTGGCGGCGATAACCCTGTTATCGTGGCGGAATCGACCAAATCCTTCCACGAATTGACCGTTAGTGACGCAGTTGCCGAGCTTGATCTTACTGGTGCGCCCGTCGTGATTTTCCGCCATGCTGGCAATGGGCGGATGAACGTCGTATACCGCCGCCGCGATGGCAACATCGGCTGGATTGACCCGCCGGCCTCGCTGTCTTGA
- a CDS encoding LysE family translocator yields the protein MSLEFLITSLIIVASPGTGMIYTVAAGLSRGARASIVAAFGCTLGIVPHMLAAIMGLAALLHTSALAFQIFKYLGVAYLLYMAWNTLQERGALQVEQKVDTRSALRVTIDAVLVNLLNPKLSIFFFAFLPQFVSADAINPMPEMLALSGVFMLLTFVVFVVYGLFAASVRSHVISRPQVMTWMRRIFAGAFVALGAKLAVADR from the coding sequence ATGAGCCTCGAATTCCTGATCACTTCCCTCATCATCGTCGCCTCGCCGGGCACAGGCATGATCTACACCGTGGCCGCCGGCCTCTCGCGCGGCGCGCGTGCAAGCATCGTCGCGGCCTTCGGGTGCACGCTCGGCATCGTGCCCCACATGCTCGCGGCGATCATGGGACTGGCGGCGCTTCTGCACACGAGCGCGCTCGCCTTCCAGATCTTCAAATATCTCGGCGTGGCCTACTTGCTCTACATGGCCTGGAACACGCTTCAGGAGCGCGGCGCGCTGCAGGTCGAGCAGAAGGTCGACACGCGCTCTGCACTGCGCGTGACAATCGACGCGGTTCTGGTCAACCTGCTCAATCCCAAACTTTCGATCTTCTTCTTCGCGTTCCTCCCGCAGTTCGTCAGCGCGGATGCGATCAATCCCATGCCGGAAATGCTCGCGCTGAGCGGCGTGTTCATGCTGCTCACCTTCGTGGTCTTCGTCGTCTATGGGTTGTTCGCAGCGTCTGTCCGCAGCCACGTCATCTCGCGGCCGCAGGTGATGACCTGGATGCGGCGCATCTTTGCCGGCGCCTTTGTTGCGCTCGGTGCAAAGCTTGCCGTGGCGGATCGCTGA
- a CDS encoding fumarate hydratase — MAYTHVDLFPLGEDKTPYRKLGDAGITVETIGDREVLSVSREAIRQLSEQAFIDINHLLRPGHLAQLAKILDDPEATSNDKFVAYDLLKNANIAAGGVLPMCQDTGTAIIMGKRGRKVWTDGDDESALGEGVADAYYKRNLRYSQVAPLSMFEEKNTATNLPAQIDIYAEGEDAYKFLFVAKGGGSANKTFLFQATPSLLTKDRMIAFLKEKILTLGTAACPPYHLAIVIGGTSAEQNLKTVKLASTKYLDELPTKGSPSGHAFRDLEMEEEIHRLTQSLGVGAQFGGKYFCHDVRVIRLPRHGASLPIGLGVSCSADRQAKGKITRDGIFLEALETNPAKYLPEVEDASLGGDVVKVDLNRPMSEVLATLSKYPVKTRLSLTGTIVVARDSAHAKIRERLENGQGMPDYFKNHPVYYAGPAKTPEGFASGSFGPTTAGRMDSFVDQFQSFGGSMVMLAKGNRSSAVREACARHGGFYLGSIGGPAARLAQDCIRKVEILEYPELGMEAVWRIEVEDFPAFIVIDDKGNDFFKELNLG; from the coding sequence ATGGCCTACACGCATGTCGATCTCTTCCCTCTCGGCGAGGACAAGACCCCCTATCGCAAGCTCGGCGACGCGGGCATCACAGTCGAGACGATTGGTGACCGCGAGGTCCTGAGTGTTTCGCGCGAAGCCATCCGCCAGCTTAGCGAACAGGCCTTCATCGACATCAACCATCTGTTGCGCCCCGGCCATCTCGCCCAGCTCGCCAAGATCCTCGACGATCCCGAGGCGACCTCGAATGACAAGTTCGTTGCCTACGATCTCTTGAAGAACGCCAATATCGCGGCTGGAGGCGTGCTGCCGATGTGCCAGGACACCGGCACTGCGATCATCATGGGCAAGCGCGGTCGCAAGGTCTGGACCGATGGCGATGACGAGTCGGCGCTGGGCGAGGGCGTCGCCGATGCCTATTACAAGCGCAATCTGCGCTATTCGCAGGTCGCGCCCCTCTCGATGTTCGAAGAGAAGAACACGGCGACCAACCTGCCGGCGCAGATCGATATCTATGCCGAGGGAGAGGACGCCTACAAATTCTTGTTCGTGGCCAAGGGCGGCGGCTCGGCCAACAAGACCTTCCTGTTCCAGGCTACGCCCTCGCTCCTCACCAAGGACCGCATGATCGCGTTCCTGAAGGAGAAGATCCTGACGCTGGGCACTGCCGCCTGCCCGCCCTATCACCTTGCCATCGTCATTGGCGGCACCTCGGCCGAGCAGAATCTCAAGACCGTCAAGCTCGCCTCGACCAAATATCTCGACGAACTTCCGACAAAGGGTTCTCCCTCGGGGCACGCCTTCCGCGATCTCGAGATGGAGGAGGAGATTCACAGGCTGACGCAGTCGCTTGGGGTCGGCGCGCAGTTCGGCGGCAAGTATTTCTGCCATGACGTGCGCGTCATCCGCCTGCCGCGTCACGGCGCCTCGCTGCCGATCGGCCTTGGCGTGTCCTGCTCGGCCGATCGCCAGGCCAAGGGCAAGATCACCCGGGACGGCATCTTCCTCGAAGCTCTCGAGACCAATCCGGCCAAGTACCTGCCGGAGGTCGAAGACGCGTCGCTCGGCGGCGATGTCGTCAAGGTCGATCTCAACCGGCCGATGAGCGAGGTCCTCGCGACGCTCAGCAAATACCCGGTCAAGACCCGCCTTTCGCTGACCGGGACCATCGTCGTCGCCCGCGATTCGGCCCATGCCAAGATTCGCGAACGGCTCGAGAACGGGCAGGGCATGCCCGATTATTTCAAGAACCATCCGGTCTATTATGCCGGCCCGGCCAAGACGCCCGAGGGCTTCGCCTCCGGCTCCTTCGGCCCGACGACGGCCGGGCGCATGGATTCCTTTGTCGATCAGTTCCAGTCCTTCGGCGGATCAATGGTCATGCTGGCCAAGGGCAACCGTTCCTCGGCGGTGCGCGAGGCTTGCGCCCGGCATGGCGGCTTCTATCTCGGCTCGATCGGCGGCCCGGCGGCGCGCCTCGCTCAGGACTGCATCCGCAAGGTCGAGATCCTGGAGTATCCGGAGCTCGGCATGGAGGCGGTCTGGCGCATCGAGGTCGAGGATTTCCCCGCCTTCATCGTCATCGACGACAAGGGCAACGACTTCTTCAAGGAGCTGAACCTCGGATGA
- the epmA gene encoding EF-P lysine aminoacylase EpmA has translation MVEGHPPWWRRDIHADRRPALLARGRIKAALRRWFEARDFIEVEAAILQVSPGNETHLHGFATALIDDAAGVHPYYLHTSPEFAAKKLLAAGEGRIFDFARVFRNRERTALHHPEFTMLEWYRAGEDYDALMADAAALLAEAARTAGASQLNWRGLVANPFAEPERLTLHDAFVRHAGIDLLATVADNGATDREALATAARAANIRLAGDDSWSDIFSRVLSEKIEPHLGRGCATILCEYPISEAALARPKPGDPRVAERFELYACGVELANAFGELTDPAEQRRRFEADMDEKQRIYGERYPLDEDFLAALEAMPPASGIALGFDRLVMLCTGARRIEDVLWTPVAEPGRTG, from the coding sequence ATGGTCGAGGGACATCCGCCCTGGTGGCGGCGGGACATTCATGCCGACCGCCGGCCCGCATTGCTGGCGCGCGGACGCATCAAGGCAGCGCTGAGGCGCTGGTTCGAGGCGCGCGACTTCATCGAGGTCGAGGCGGCGATCCTGCAGGTCTCGCCGGGCAATGAGACGCATCTGCACGGCTTCGCGACCGCACTGATCGACGATGCGGCGGGCGTGCACCCCTACTACCTGCATACCTCCCCGGAATTCGCGGCCAAGAAGCTGCTGGCAGCGGGTGAAGGCCGAATCTTCGATTTCGCCCGGGTGTTCCGCAATCGGGAGCGCACTGCACTGCACCATCCTGAATTCACCATGCTGGAATGGTACCGCGCCGGCGAGGACTACGATGCGCTGATGGCCGATGCCGCGGCTCTGCTGGCCGAGGCGGCCCGCACCGCTGGCGCAAGTCAGCTGAACTGGCGGGGCCTGGTCGCCAACCCCTTCGCGGAACCCGAGCGCCTGACCCTGCATGATGCCTTTGTCCGACATGCCGGCATCGACCTGCTCGCGACCGTCGCGGATAACGGGGCGACGGATCGAGAGGCTCTTGCCACAGCTGCGCGTGCCGCCAATATCCGGCTTGCCGGGGACGACAGCTGGTCTGACATTTTCAGCCGCGTTCTCTCGGAGAAGATCGAGCCGCATCTTGGTCGCGGTTGCGCCACCATCCTTTGCGAATACCCGATCTCGGAGGCGGCCCTGGCGCGGCCGAAGCCGGGAGATCCGCGTGTGGCCGAGCGTTTCGAGCTCTATGCCTGCGGCGTCGAGCTTGCGAATGCCTTCGGGGAACTGACGGACCCGGCCGAACAGCGTCGGCGGTTCGAGGCGGACATGGACGAGAAGCAGCGCATCTATGGCGAACGCTACCCGCTTGATGAGGATTTCCTCGCAGCGCTGGAGGCGATGCCTCCGGCCTCCGGCATCGCGCTCGGCTTCGACCGGCTGGTGATGCTCTGCACCGGTGCGCGTCGGATCGAGGACGTGCTCTGGACGCCGGTAGCCGAACCGGGCAGGACAGGCTGA
- a CDS encoding lysine-2,3-aminomutase-like protein encodes MTAHTPLRSIDALMAQGLVAPARREALDAVAERYAVSVTPAMAALIDPSDAADPIARQFIPDAAELLTLPQEMADPIGDDAHSPIEGVVHRYPDRALLKLVHACPVYCRFCFRREMVGPGGTSLAGEKLDAALAYLASRPEIWEVIMTGGDPFILSARRVRDVAKRLAAIPHIKVTRWHTRVPVVDPERITADYARALRVPGKANYIAIHANHPREFTPAACAAIARLADAGHVLLSQSVLLKGINADVETLAALMRAFVENRVKPYYLHHPDLAPGTSHFRLSLAQGQALVKSLRGHLSGLCQPTYILDIPGGAGKIPVGPSFLSSCEMPGAEAQAEDRFGTQHSYPPV; translated from the coding sequence ATGACCGCCCATACCCCACTGCGCAGCATCGACGCGCTGATGGCGCAGGGACTTGTCGCGCCGGCGCGGCGCGAGGCGCTCGATGCGGTTGCCGAGCGCTACGCCGTCTCCGTCACGCCCGCGATGGCGGCATTGATCGATCCCTCCGACGCGGCCGACCCGATCGCGCGCCAGTTCATCCCCGATGCGGCGGAACTGCTGACCTTGCCGCAGGAAATGGCCGATCCGATCGGGGATGATGCGCATTCGCCGATCGAGGGCGTGGTCCATCGCTATCCCGATCGCGCGCTGCTGAAGCTCGTCCATGCCTGCCCGGTCTATTGCCGCTTCTGCTTTCGGCGCGAGATGGTCGGGCCGGGGGGCACCTCGCTCGCCGGCGAGAAGCTCGACGCGGCGCTGGCCTATCTCGCCTCCCGACCGGAGATCTGGGAAGTCATCATGACGGGTGGCGATCCGTTCATCCTGTCCGCGCGCCGTGTGCGCGATGTCGCGAAGCGGCTGGCGGCGATCCCGCATATCAAGGTGACGCGCTGGCACACGCGGGTGCCGGTGGTCGATCCCGAGCGGATCACGGCCGATTACGCCCGCGCCCTGCGCGTGCCGGGCAAGGCGAACTACATCGCCATTCACGCCAACCATCCGCGCGAGTTCACGCCGGCGGCCTGTGCCGCGATCGCGCGCCTCGCCGATGCTGGCCATGTCCTGCTCAGCCAGAGCGTGCTGCTCAAGGGCATCAACGCGGATGTCGAGACCCTGGCTGCGCTCATGCGTGCCTTCGTCGAGAACCGGGTGAAGCCCTATTATCTGCACCATCCGGATCTCGCGCCGGGCACCTCGCATTTCCGGCTGTCGCTGGCGCAGGGGCAGGCGCTCGTCAAAAGCCTGCGAGGCCATCTTTCGGGCCTGTGCCAGCCGACCTATATCCTCGACATCCCCGGAGGGGCCGGCAAGATACCGGTCGGCCCGTCCTTCCTTTCGAGCTGCGAGATGCCGGGCGCCGAGGCGCAGGCGGAAGACCGTTTCGGTACGCAGCATTCCTACCCGCCAGTTTGA